Proteins encoded by one window of Akkermansia muciniphila ATCC BAA-835:
- the yajC gene encoding preprotein translocase subunit YajC, translating into MLAQAQDAAGAAGQEPANMFQQILASPMFMFVIIIVLFWVMLIRPQRKAQKEQQARIAALQRGDKVITNAGLHGFVEKVNERTVSLKIAEGVVIELEKNAIVQVEK; encoded by the coding sequence ATGTTAGCACAGGCTCAGGATGCGGCGGGCGCCGCCGGGCAGGAACCCGCAAATATGTTTCAGCAGATTCTCGCCAGCCCCATGTTCATGTTTGTGATTATCATCGTCCTGTTCTGGGTGATGCTGATCCGTCCCCAGAGGAAGGCGCAGAAGGAGCAGCAGGCGCGCATCGCAGCCCTGCAGCGCGGGGACAAGGTGATTACAAACGCAGGGCTGCACGGTTTTGTGGAGAAGGTGAATGAGCGCACCGTTTCTCTCAAGATTGCGGAAGGCGTGGTGATTGAATTGGAAAAGAACGCGATCGTTCAAGTGGAGAAGTAA